A stretch of the Notamacropus eugenii isolate mMacEug1 chromosome 2, mMacEug1.pri_v2, whole genome shotgun sequence genome encodes the following:
- the ZSWIM7 gene encoding zinc finger SWIM domain-containing protein 7, producing the protein MEATLPAVLEAVLGEIAATRGEATRVPDELLLALKFIFGPSAVQALDLVDRRSITHISSPSGRTVYQVLGSSGKAYVCFASCHYCSCPAFAFSVLRKSDSLLCKHLLAIYLSLAMGLCQDLRVSNEQLSGLLLAEENQEQV; encoded by the exons ATGGAGGCCACGCTGCCCGCGGTGCTGGAGGCGGTGCTGGGCGAGATTGCGGCCACGCGCGGGGAGGCGACTCGAG tGCCTGATGAACTCCTCTTGGC GCTGAAATTTATATTTGGTCCGTCTGCCGTCCAGGCCTTGGATCTTGTCGATCGACGTTCCATCACCCACATCTCCTCTCCTAGTGGAAGAACCGTATACCAG GTGCTCGGCAGCTCTGGGAAAGCATACGTGTGTTTCGCCTCTTGCCATTACTGCTCGTGCCCAGCCTTTGCTTTCTCTGTGCTTCGGAAGAGTGACAGCCTGTTG TGCAAGCATCTCCTGGCCATCTACCTCAGCCTGGCCATGGGGCTGTGCCAGGATCTGCGTGTTTCTAATGAGCAGCTGTCTGGCCTCCTGTTGGCAGAGGAGAATCAAGAGCAGGTCTAG
- the TTC19 gene encoding tetratricopeptide repeat protein 19, mitochondrial isoform X1: MWGPLSRSLGRGLLAAAGRRRRGYARLLLAGPRGGGRRSADVAAKPSRLGQGRSARGLCVVALAAALSWFFKSAPAEVEEEEEEEEEDEEVESPPSETELRIIEMLKRAKLSIMKKDPEEAERILHEALHLAHKADIKKAIIYTYDMMANLAFMRNQLEKAEKLFKATMSHLLIGGMKQEDNAIIEISLKLASIYATLKRQEFAFAGYEFCISTLERKITREKALTEEIMPAEEKANTHLLLGMCYDSYARYLLDISRLSDAQKMYEKALQISREIRGERHPQTVVLMNDLATTLDAQGRFDEAYTYVKRASELARQIEHPELHRVLSNMAGILMHKASFVEAKYVYEEALKEAELKGDVASIEHIKEELTELASTRGL, translated from the exons ATGTGGGGCCCGCTGAGTCGCAGCCTCGGCCGGGGCCTCTTGGCGGCCGCGGGCCGGCGTCGGAGGGGCTACGCGCGGCTGCTGCTGGCGGGGCCCCGCGGCGGCGGCCGGCGAAGCGCCGACGTGGCCGCCAAGCCCTCCCGCCTCGGACAGGGCCGCTCCGCCCGCGGGCTGTGCGTGGTGGCGCTGGCGG CAGCCTTGTCGTGGTTCTTCAAAAGCGCCCCCGccgaggtggaggaggaggaggaggaggaggaggaagacgagGAGGTGGAGAGCCCGCCCTCCGAGACCGAGCTCAGGATCATCGAAATGCTCAAGCGGGCCAAG CTGAGTATTATGAAAAAGGACCCGGAGGAGGCAGAGCGCATTTTACACGAGGCCCTTCATCTTGCTCATAAGGCAGATATCAAGAAGGCCATCATCTACACCTATGATATG ATGGCTAATTTAGCGTTCATGAGGAATCAGCTTGAAAAA GCAGAAAAGCTTTTTAAAGCAACAATGAGCCATCTCCTGATTGGAGGCATGAAGCAG GAGGACAATGCAATAATTGAAATATCCCTAAAGTTGGCCAGTATCTATGCTACTCTGAAAAG ACAGGAATTTGCTTTTGCTGGCTACGAGTTCTGCATTTCAACCCTGGAGAGAAAAATCACAAGAGAGAAGGCATTAACAGAAGAAATTATGCCAG CTGAAGAGAAAGCCAATACTCATCTCCTTCTGGGCATGTGCTATGACTCCTATGCTCGATACCTCCTTGATATCAGCCGACTGTCTGATGCACAAAAAATGTACGAAAAAGCGTTGCAGATTTCCAGAGAGATACGAGGAGAAAGACACCCACAG ACTGTAGTGCTAATGAACGACCTGGCCACTACCTTGGATGCACAAGGCCGCTTTGACGAGGCCTACACGTATGTGAAAAGGGCATCGGAACTGGCAAGGCAGATTGAGCACCCTGAGCTTCACCGAGTGCTCAGCAACATGGCAGGGATATTGATGCACAAAG CGAGCTTTGTTGAAGCCAAATATGTCTATGAGGAGGCCCTGAAAGAGGCTGAGCTAAAGGGAGACGTGGCTTCCATCGAGCACATCAAGGAGGAGCTGACTGAACTGGCTAGCACTAGAGGCCTTTGA
- the TTC19 gene encoding tetratricopeptide repeat protein 19, mitochondrial isoform X2, which yields MWGPLSRSLGRGLLAAAGRRRRGYARLLLAGPRGGGRRSADVAAKPSRLGQGRSARGLCVVALAALSWFFKSAPAEVEEEEEEEEEDEEVESPPSETELRIIEMLKRAKLSIMKKDPEEAERILHEALHLAHKADIKKAIIYTYDMMANLAFMRNQLEKAEKLFKATMSHLLIGGMKQEDNAIIEISLKLASIYATLKRQEFAFAGYEFCISTLERKITREKALTEEIMPAEEKANTHLLLGMCYDSYARYLLDISRLSDAQKMYEKALQISREIRGERHPQTVVLMNDLATTLDAQGRFDEAYTYVKRASELARQIEHPELHRVLSNMAGILMHKASFVEAKYVYEEALKEAELKGDVASIEHIKEELTELASTRGL from the exons ATGTGGGGCCCGCTGAGTCGCAGCCTCGGCCGGGGCCTCTTGGCGGCCGCGGGCCGGCGTCGGAGGGGCTACGCGCGGCTGCTGCTGGCGGGGCCCCGCGGCGGCGGCCGGCGAAGCGCCGACGTGGCCGCCAAGCCCTCCCGCCTCGGACAGGGCCGCTCCGCCCGCGGGCTGTGCGTGGTGGCGCTGGCGG CCTTGTCGTGGTTCTTCAAAAGCGCCCCCGccgaggtggaggaggaggaggaggaggaggaggaagacgagGAGGTGGAGAGCCCGCCCTCCGAGACCGAGCTCAGGATCATCGAAATGCTCAAGCGGGCCAAG CTGAGTATTATGAAAAAGGACCCGGAGGAGGCAGAGCGCATTTTACACGAGGCCCTTCATCTTGCTCATAAGGCAGATATCAAGAAGGCCATCATCTACACCTATGATATG ATGGCTAATTTAGCGTTCATGAGGAATCAGCTTGAAAAA GCAGAAAAGCTTTTTAAAGCAACAATGAGCCATCTCCTGATTGGAGGCATGAAGCAG GAGGACAATGCAATAATTGAAATATCCCTAAAGTTGGCCAGTATCTATGCTACTCTGAAAAG ACAGGAATTTGCTTTTGCTGGCTACGAGTTCTGCATTTCAACCCTGGAGAGAAAAATCACAAGAGAGAAGGCATTAACAGAAGAAATTATGCCAG CTGAAGAGAAAGCCAATACTCATCTCCTTCTGGGCATGTGCTATGACTCCTATGCTCGATACCTCCTTGATATCAGCCGACTGTCTGATGCACAAAAAATGTACGAAAAAGCGTTGCAGATTTCCAGAGAGATACGAGGAGAAAGACACCCACAG ACTGTAGTGCTAATGAACGACCTGGCCACTACCTTGGATGCACAAGGCCGCTTTGACGAGGCCTACACGTATGTGAAAAGGGCATCGGAACTGGCAAGGCAGATTGAGCACCCTGAGCTTCACCGAGTGCTCAGCAACATGGCAGGGATATTGATGCACAAAG CGAGCTTTGTTGAAGCCAAATATGTCTATGAGGAGGCCCTGAAAGAGGCTGAGCTAAAGGGAGACGTGGCTTCCATCGAGCACATCAAGGAGGAGCTGACTGAACTGGCTAGCACTAGAGGCCTTTGA
- the TTC19 gene encoding tetratricopeptide repeat protein 19, mitochondrial isoform X3, protein MPPSSVPRPGGLPPAHRPPPRPSVLSIMKKDPEEAERILHEALHLAHKADIKKAIIYTYDMMANLAFMRNQLEKAEKLFKATMSHLLIGGMKQEDNAIIEISLKLASIYATLKRQEFAFAGYEFCISTLERKITREKALTEEIMPAEEKANTHLLLGMCYDSYARYLLDISRLSDAQKMYEKALQISREIRGERHPQTVVLMNDLATTLDAQGRFDEAYTYVKRASELARQIEHPELHRVLSNMAGILMHKASFVEAKYVYEEALKEAELKGDVASIEHIKEELTELASTRGL, encoded by the exons ATGCCGCCCTCCAGCGTCCCCAGGCCCGGGGGCCTCCCTCCAGCCCACCGCCCGCCCCCGAGACCATCCGTG CTGAGTATTATGAAAAAGGACCCGGAGGAGGCAGAGCGCATTTTACACGAGGCCCTTCATCTTGCTCATAAGGCAGATATCAAGAAGGCCATCATCTACACCTATGATATG ATGGCTAATTTAGCGTTCATGAGGAATCAGCTTGAAAAA GCAGAAAAGCTTTTTAAAGCAACAATGAGCCATCTCCTGATTGGAGGCATGAAGCAG GAGGACAATGCAATAATTGAAATATCCCTAAAGTTGGCCAGTATCTATGCTACTCTGAAAAG ACAGGAATTTGCTTTTGCTGGCTACGAGTTCTGCATTTCAACCCTGGAGAGAAAAATCACAAGAGAGAAGGCATTAACAGAAGAAATTATGCCAG CTGAAGAGAAAGCCAATACTCATCTCCTTCTGGGCATGTGCTATGACTCCTATGCTCGATACCTCCTTGATATCAGCCGACTGTCTGATGCACAAAAAATGTACGAAAAAGCGTTGCAGATTTCCAGAGAGATACGAGGAGAAAGACACCCACAG ACTGTAGTGCTAATGAACGACCTGGCCACTACCTTGGATGCACAAGGCCGCTTTGACGAGGCCTACACGTATGTGAAAAGGGCATCGGAACTGGCAAGGCAGATTGAGCACCCTGAGCTTCACCGAGTGCTCAGCAACATGGCAGGGATATTGATGCACAAAG CGAGCTTTGTTGAAGCCAAATATGTCTATGAGGAGGCCCTGAAAGAGGCTGAGCTAAAGGGAGACGTGGCTTCCATCGAGCACATCAAGGAGGAGCTGACTGAACTGGCTAGCACTAGAGGCCTTTGA